CCTCAAGAAGGCAGAACCAGTATGCAGTCAGACGGAGCCGGTCGGACGCATAGATTCCGGATGAAGGTGCGGCACTGCTGCGGACAATCGAAAATCCATCCTCAAACAGACGGTCAATCTTTCCCGTAATCCCGTACTTTTGTGAGGACACAAACACATCCGTACTGACCGGAGACCGCCAGACCGTTCGCCGGCACGCGTCAACCATTGCCGAGGCCTGTGCATACTCCTCCTCACCGGCATCCGGCAGAACCGTTTCAAGCTCCTCCCGGATCTCTGCAAGATCGAGTTCGTCACCGAGATGTACGGCAATCTGTTTTGCAATGCTGTATCCCGCAGGCTCTGCAAACTCCTCCGGAGTTGAGCGGGACAGATACACCTGCAGGGGACAGATACTGCAACGGACAAGTTCGCGTACCGGAATGGGGGATGACATCATAACCGATTCTATAAGATAACATCCGCGCCAATAGTATTATACTTATGGCA
The nucleotide sequence above comes from Methanocorpusculum vombati. Encoded proteins:
- a CDS encoding CRISPR-associated protein Cas4, which gives rise to MMSSPIPVRELVRCSICPLQVYLSRSTPEEFAEPAGYSIAKQIAVHLGDELDLAEIREELETVLPDAGEEEYAQASAMVDACRRTVWRSPVSTDVFVSSQKYGITGKIDRLFEDGFSIVRSSAAPSSGIYASDRLRLTAYWFCLLEEHNKPFAGSVEYLGSGTVRHLASPAPADRRAFLAALRSAESVFRGEIPRPREGRHCLSCTFHERCRDVLRPKSLFERLYSAR